In a genomic window of Zingiber officinale cultivar Zhangliang chromosome 9B, Zo_v1.1, whole genome shotgun sequence:
- the LOC122025701 gene encoding manganese-dependent ADP-ribose/CDP-alcohol diphosphatase-like — MASNGGSGDGHAKQPLFSFGVITDIQYADIPNGHSFHGVPRYYRHSIQVLQRAVQQWNDDQKKKKKVQFSMNFGDIVDGYCPKSESLSAVQKVVKEFERFNGPTYHMIGNHCLYNLPRNQLISLLKLPSESDHLYYDFSPSPEYRFVVLDPYDISAIGWPHDHPNTLAASRILKAKNPNVDKNNPAGMEGLEQRFVMFNGAVGKDQLRWLDDVLRESTKKKQKVIVCCHLPLYPEAASALALPWNYEDVLTLIHRYGCVKACLSGHDHKGGYAVDSHGIHHRVLEAALECPLGSNAFGCIDVYDDRLSLVGTDRLKSTEMAFS, encoded by the coding sequence ATGGCTTCCAATGGTGGGTCGGGAGACGGCCATGCCAAGCAGCCCCTTTTCTCCTTCGGTGTCATAACCGATATCCAGTATGCCGATATTCCCAACGGCCACTCATTCCATGGCGTCCCGCGATACTATCGCCATAGCATTCAGGTTTTACAAAGAGCAGTGCAGCAATGGAATGAtgatcagaagaagaagaagaaggtccaGTTCTCCATGAATTTTGGGGATATTGTCGATGGCTATTGCCCAAAGTCCGAGTCACTCAGTGCCGTGCAGAAAGTCGTCAAAGAATTCGAGAGGTTCAATGGACCGACCTACCACATGATAGGCAACCACTGCCTTTACAATCTCCCTCGCAATCAGTTGATTTCGTTGCTCAAGTTGCCCTCTGAATCTGACCATTTGTACTACGACTTCTCCCCTAGTCCGGAGTACAGATTCGTCGTTCTCGATCCGTATGACATCAGTGCAATTGGCTGGCCGCATGACCATCCGAATACACTAGCAGCTAGTCGAATTCTCAAGGCCAAGAATCCCAACGTCGACAAGAACAATCCGGCCGGCATGGAAGGTCTTGAACAGAGGTTCGTGATGTTTAATGGAGCTGTCGGCAAGGATCAATTGCGTTGGCTCGATGATGTGCTTCGTGAATCcacgaagaagaagcagaaggtcATCGTGTGTTGTCATCTCCCTCTTTATCCTGAAGCAGCATCGGCATTGGCACTCCCGTGGAACTATGAAGATGTGCTGACTTTGATCCATCGGTATGGATGCGTGAAGGCTTGCCTTTCCGGTCACGACCATAAGGGCGGCTACGCCGTCGACTCTCATGGAATCCATCACCGTGTTCTTGAGGCTGCTCTGGAGTGTCCTCTCGGATCAAATGCATTTGGATGTATCGACGTTTACGACGATAGACTTTCTCTCGTAGGAACTGACAGATTGAAGAGTACAGAGATGGCCTTCAGCTAA